Proteins from a single region of Fundulus heteroclitus isolate FHET01 chromosome 12, MU-UCD_Fhet_4.1, whole genome shotgun sequence:
- the mxd1 gene encoding max dimerization protein 1, which translates to MAAIGMVQMLIEAAEYLDRREREAEHGYASMPPFISSRERESLKRKNKSKKNTSSRSTHNEMEKNRRAHLRLCLERLKSLVPLGPDANRHTTLSLLMKAKEHIKRLEESDRKAQHTLEQLQRERRHLRRRLEQLGVERTRMDSTGSTRSDKSDSDQEDLDVDVEGTDYMLGDLEWSTSSVSDSGDERGSLRSSCSDEGYSSASLQRLLDTQETAKQLACGL; encoded by the exons ATGGCGGCGATCGGAATGGTGCAGATGTTGATTGAAGCAGCGGAGTACCTCGATCGCAGGGAAAGAG AAGCTGAACATGGCTATGCCTCCATGCCACCCTTCATCAGCAGCCGGGAGAGGGAAAgcttgaaaaggaaaaacaagagcaagaaaaacacaagtagCAG GTCTACACACAATGAGATGGAAAAGAACAG acGGGCGCACCTACGGCTGTGCTTAGAGCGCTTGAAATCTCTCGTTCCTTTGGGACCAGACGCCAACAGGCACACCACCCTCAGCCTGCTGATGAAGGCCAAAGAACATATAAAG AGGCTAGAGGAGAGCGACAGGAAAGCTCAGCACACCTTGGAGCAGCTACAGCGGGAGCGGAGACACCTGCGGAGGCGTCTGGAGCAGCTGGGAGTGGAGAGGACCCGCATGGACAGCACCGGTTCTACCCGCTCAGACAAGTCTGACTCTGACCAGG AGGACCTGGACGTGGACGTGGAGGGGACCGACTACATGCTGGGTGACCTTGAGTGGAGCACCAGCAGCGTGAGCGACTCAGGGGACGAGCGAGGCAGCCTGCGTAGCAGCTGCAGCGACGAGGGCTACTCCAGCGCCAGCCTGCAGCGCCTGCTGGACACTCAGGAGACGGCCAAGCAGCTGGCCTGCGGCCTATAA